The Streptomyces laurentii genome contains a region encoding:
- a CDS encoding hypothetical protein (Helix-turn-helix domains; cl00088;~identified by MetaGeneAnnotator; putative;~transcriptional regulator [Streptomyces roseosporus NRRL15998]), producing MAAVRTYHHPDVDEIALPRVLFALSEPLRLTMVRALSERGEVDSLDLGPDLPRSTLTHHTSLLRESGVVFVRAEGRKCMIRLRSEDLDARFPGLVRTILAGYEEAGAAEAEEDAS from the coding sequence ATGGCCGCGGTCCGCACGTACCACCATCCCGACGTCGATGAGATCGCGCTCCCACGCGTGCTGTTCGCGCTCAGTGAGCCCCTGCGCCTGACGATGGTGCGCGCGCTGAGCGAGCGCGGGGAGGTCGACAGCCTCGATCTCGGCCCGGACCTGCCACGCTCGACACTCACCCACCACACGAGCCTGCTGCGCGAATCCGGTGTGGTCTTCGTCCGCGCCGAGGGACGCAAATGCATGATCCGGCTCCGCTCCGAGGACCTCGACGCGCGGTTCCCCGGCCTGGTGCGGACGATCCTGGCCGGCTACGAGGAGGCGGGCGCGGCCGAAGCCGAGGAGGACGCCTCGTGA
- a CDS encoding peptidase (Creatinase/Prolidase N-terminal domain; pfam01321;~Similar to Prolidase and Aminopeptidase P. The members ofthis subfamily presumably catalyse hydrolysis of Xaa-Pro dipeptides and/or release of any N-terminal amino acid, including proline, that is linked with proline; cd01092;~Xaa-Pro aminopeptidase [Aminoacid transport and metabolism]; COG0006;~identified by MetaGeneAnnotator; putative;~peptidase [Streptomyces hygroscopicus subsp. jinggangensis TL01]), whose translation MTESPAPRSTTPEAAESAPAPFTAADYRARMARAAESAAEAGLAGVLVAPGPDLTYLTGYRPTAITERLTVLVLVPGGDPVLVVPALEAPDAAKAAGAAAFTVRDWTDAKDPYAVTAPLLDAAGRFGVSDNTWALHLLGLQQALPGTSYASLTEALPMLRAVKDPHELARIAAAGAAADETYGEILKVRFAGRTENDVAADLAALLLGFGHSQVDFTVVGSGPNGANPHHEAGDRTIEHGDMVVLDFGGLKHGYGSDTTRTVHVGEPTAEERRVHDLVREAQQAGFEAVRTGAACQDVDRAARKVITDAGYGEYFIHRTGHGIGVTTHEPPYMIEGEERPVVPGMCFSIEPGIYLPGRFGVRIEDIVTLTEDGTGRRFNNTPREMALVE comes from the coding sequence ATGACCGAGAGCCCCGCGCCCCGGAGCACCACGCCCGAGGCCGCCGAGAGCGCCCCCGCCCCCTTCACCGCCGCCGACTACCGGGCCCGGATGGCCCGCGCCGCCGAGTCCGCCGCCGAGGCGGGACTCGCCGGCGTGCTCGTCGCGCCCGGCCCCGACCTCACGTACCTCACCGGCTACCGGCCCACCGCGATCACCGAACGGCTCACCGTCCTCGTTCTCGTCCCCGGCGGCGATCCCGTCCTCGTCGTCCCCGCGCTGGAGGCCCCGGACGCGGCGAAGGCCGCCGGCGCCGCCGCGTTCACCGTGCGGGACTGGACCGACGCCAAGGACCCGTACGCCGTCACCGCGCCCCTGCTCGACGCCGCCGGGCGCTTCGGCGTCAGCGACAACACCTGGGCCCTGCATCTGCTCGGCCTCCAGCAGGCCCTGCCCGGCACCTCGTACGCCTCGCTCACCGAGGCCCTGCCGATGCTCCGCGCCGTCAAGGACCCGCACGAGCTGGCCCGGATCGCCGCCGCCGGGGCCGCCGCCGACGAGACGTACGGCGAGATCCTGAAGGTCCGTTTCGCCGGCCGTACGGAGAACGACGTCGCCGCCGACCTGGCCGCGCTGCTGCTGGGCTTCGGGCACTCGCAGGTCGACTTCACCGTCGTCGGCTCCGGCCCGAACGGCGCCAACCCGCACCACGAGGCAGGCGACCGGACGATCGAGCACGGCGACATGGTGGTCCTCGACTTCGGCGGCCTCAAGCACGGCTACGGCTCCGACACCACCCGTACCGTCCACGTCGGCGAGCCCACCGCCGAGGAGCGGCGCGTCCACGACCTCGTCCGGGAGGCGCAGCAGGCCGGCTTCGAGGCGGTCCGGACCGGGGCCGCCTGCCAGGACGTGGACCGCGCCGCGCGCAAGGTGATCACGGACGCGGGCTACGGCGAGTACTTCATCCACCGCACCGGCCACGGCATCGGAGTCACCACGCACGAACCCCCGTACATGATCGAGGGCGAGGAGCGGCCCGTCGTCCCCGGCATGTGCTTCTCCATCGAGCCGGGGATCTATCTGCCCGGCCGCTTCGGCGTGCGCATCGAGGACATCGTGACGCTGACGGAGGACGGCACCGGCCGCCGCTTCAACAACACCCCGCGCGAGATGGCCCTCGTCGAGTAG
- a CDS encoding malto-oligosyltrehalose trehalohydrolase (Alpha amylase catalytic domain found in Glycosyltrehalose trehalohydrolase (also called Maltooligosyl trehalose Trehalohydrolase); cd11325;~Domain of unknown function (DUF3459); pfam11941;~Malto-oligosyltrehalose trehalohydrolase [Streptomyces venezuelae ATCC10712];~N-terminal Early set domain associated with the catalytic domain of Maltooligosyl trehalose trehalohydrolase (also called Glycosyltrehalose trehalohydrolase) and similar proteins; cd02853;~catalytic site [active];~identified by MetaGeneAnnotator; putative;~malto-oligosyltrehalose trehalohydrolase; TIGR02402) — protein MTLELAGAAHPMARDPERAGWWTSTAPAADGDRYGFALDGGPVLPDPRARRLPDGPGGLAAVVDHDTYVWEHGVPARLRLRGGVLYELHVGTFTPEGTLDAAAARLGELAGLGVTHVELMPLCPFPGTRGWGYDGVAPWAVHEPYGGPPALKRFVDAAHGLGLGVVLDVVHNHLGPSGNHLPSFGPYFTGAHGGAATPWGPAVNLDGPGSDEVRAYFKSSALAWLRDYRIDGLRLDAVHALVDTRALTFLEELSAAVDALSVEQGRRHFLIAESDRCDPRTTAPRASGGLGLHAQWNDDFHHALHTALTGESQGYYADFARAPMAALAKTLTRVFFHDGTYSTFRGRHHGRPVDRARTSAHRFLGYAQTHDQVGNRAAGDRLSATLSPGLLACAATLVLTGPAVPMLFMGEEWGAGTPWMYFTDHTDPELAEAVRQGRRREFAAYGWTEEDVPDPQDPATRDRSVLDRDERGRDPHKRLLAWHRELIALRRTLPDLTDPDLSAVRVAYDEEARWLVFRRGDVRVAVNLGPKPAEIALGSNGRDRVLAAWERTEAPGRDGLLRLPAESAAVFTDG, from the coding sequence GTGACGCTGGAGCTGGCGGGTGCCGCGCATCCGATGGCGCGGGACCCCGAGCGGGCCGGCTGGTGGACCTCCACCGCCCCGGCCGCCGACGGCGACCGCTACGGCTTCGCCCTGGACGGCGGCCCCGTGCTGCCCGACCCGCGCGCCCGCCGCCTCCCGGACGGGCCCGGGGGGCTCGCCGCCGTCGTCGACCACGACACGTACGTCTGGGAGCACGGCGTCCCGGCGAGGCTGCGGCTGCGCGGTGGCGTCCTGTACGAGCTGCACGTCGGCACCTTCACCCCCGAGGGCACCCTCGACGCGGCGGCGGCGCGGCTCGGGGAGCTCGCGGGCCTCGGGGTCACCCATGTGGAGCTGATGCCGCTGTGCCCGTTCCCGGGGACGCGCGGCTGGGGGTACGACGGGGTCGCGCCGTGGGCGGTGCACGAGCCGTACGGCGGGCCGCCGGCGCTGAAGCGGTTCGTGGACGCGGCGCACGGGCTGGGGCTCGGCGTGGTCCTGGACGTGGTGCACAACCACCTGGGCCCGTCCGGCAACCATCTGCCGTCCTTCGGGCCGTACTTCACCGGCGCGCACGGCGGGGCCGCCACCCCCTGGGGTCCGGCGGTGAACCTGGACGGGCCCGGTTCGGACGAGGTCCGGGCGTACTTCAAGAGCAGCGCGCTGGCCTGGCTGCGCGACTACCGGATCGACGGGCTGCGCCTGGACGCGGTCCACGCGCTCGTCGACACCCGGGCGCTCACCTTCCTGGAGGAGCTGTCGGCGGCCGTCGACGCGCTCTCCGTCGAGCAGGGCCGCCGGCACTTCCTGATCGCCGAGTCCGACCGGTGCGATCCGCGCACCACCGCGCCGCGGGCGTCGGGCGGCCTGGGCCTGCACGCCCAGTGGAACGACGACTTCCACCACGCCCTGCACACCGCGCTGACCGGCGAGTCGCAGGGCTACTACGCCGATTTCGCGCGGGCCCCGATGGCCGCGCTGGCCAAGACCCTCACCCGGGTCTTCTTCCACGACGGCACGTACTCGACCTTCCGTGGCCGGCACCACGGCCGGCCGGTGGACCGGGCGCGGACCTCCGCGCACCGGTTCCTCGGGTACGCCCAGACCCACGACCAGGTCGGCAACCGCGCCGCCGGCGACCGTCTCTCCGCCACCCTCTCCCCCGGTCTGCTGGCCTGCGCGGCGACGCTCGTGCTGACCGGTCCCGCGGTGCCGATGCTGTTCATGGGCGAGGAGTGGGGGGCGGGCACACCCTGGATGTACTTCACCGACCACACCGATCCGGAGCTCGCGGAGGCGGTACGGCAGGGCCGGCGGCGGGAGTTCGCGGCGTACGGCTGGACGGAGGAGGACGTTCCTGATCCGCAGGACCCGGCCACCCGGGACCGCTCGGTGCTCGACCGCGACGAACGCGGGCGCGACCCGCACAAGCGGCTCCTTGCCTGGCACCGCGAGCTGATCGCCCTGCGCCGTACGCTGCCGGACCTCACCGACCCGGATCTCTCGGCGGTACGGGTGGCGTACGACGAGGAGGCGCGCTGGCTGGTGTTCCGGCGCGGGGACGTCCGGGTGGCGGTGAACCTCGGCCCGAAGCCGGCGGAGATCGCGCTCGGCTCGAACGGCCGCGACCGGGTGCTCGCCGCGTGGGAGCGGACGGAGGCACCCGGCCGGGACGGGCTGCTGCGGCTGCCCGCGGAGTCGGCGGCGGTCTTCACCGACGGCTGA
- a CDS encoding N-acetyltransferase GCN5 (Acetyltransferase (GNAT) domain; pfam13302;~Acetyltransferase (GNAT) family; pfam00583;~N-acetyltransferase GCN5 [Streptomyces flavogriseus ATCC33331];~PFAM: GCN5-related N-acetyltransferase; KEGG: sna:Snas_6052 GCN5-related N-acetyltransferase;~identified by MetaGeneAnnotator; putative), producing MTSSRTALDSFGSSGSSGSSDASGSPESPESNESPTSPESSALSASSAPLVIRPLAGTEELELFDRLDYVLDHELADDLAAGRRRPEWLWVALRGERLVGRIGWWTGRAGEAPQFLDFFDLDPALPADEAAAIGLRLLETASAAVVGDGPRPEYGRFMPPDWREVPETRAYLETLFGVLTAAGARRLVERLRLEWRPGTASPIAPPSGRLAFRPVRDREDLLALMTPVMEGTLDAHGQADLASGLSPREAAEQHYDEELAQHSSPKSWWRIAELAGTGEPVGFVVPARNNYHAIIAYLGVLPAHRGRGYADEILAEGTRVLAAEDVPRIRARTDVGNVPMARSFARAGYATFERAIDYVWDARDVPGGQGA from the coding sequence ATGACCTCATCCAGGACCGCGCTCGACTCGTTCGGCTCTTCCGGCTCTTCCGGCTCTTCCGACGCATCCGGCTCGCCCGAGTCGCCTGAGTCGAACGAGTCACCCACGTCACCCGAGTCGTCAGCGCTGTCAGCGTCGTCCGCCCCGCTCGTCATCCGGCCGCTCGCCGGGACCGAGGAGCTGGAGCTGTTCGACCGTCTCGACTACGTCCTGGACCACGAACTCGCCGACGACCTCGCCGCCGGCCGCCGCCGCCCCGAGTGGCTGTGGGTGGCGCTGCGCGGCGAGCGGCTGGTCGGACGGATCGGCTGGTGGACCGGCCGGGCCGGGGAAGCGCCGCAGTTCCTGGACTTCTTCGATCTGGACCCCGCCCTGCCGGCCGACGAGGCCGCCGCGATCGGGCTCCGGCTGCTGGAGACGGCGAGCGCGGCGGTCGTCGGCGACGGCCCGCGCCCCGAGTACGGCCGCTTCATGCCGCCCGACTGGCGGGAGGTGCCGGAGACCCGCGCGTACCTGGAGACCCTCTTCGGCGTCCTCACCGCCGCCGGCGCCCGCCGGCTGGTGGAGCGCCTGCGCCTGGAGTGGCGCCCCGGGACGGCGTCCCCGATCGCCCCGCCCTCCGGCCGGCTGGCCTTCCGCCCCGTACGGGACCGTGAGGACCTGCTCGCGCTCATGACCCCGGTCATGGAGGGCACCCTGGACGCCCACGGGCAGGCCGATCTGGCGTCCGGACTGTCCCCGCGCGAGGCCGCCGAGCAGCACTACGACGAGGAGCTGGCGCAGCACTCCTCGCCGAAGTCGTGGTGGCGGATCGCGGAGCTCGCCGGCACCGGCGAACCCGTCGGCTTCGTCGTGCCCGCACGCAACAACTACCACGCGATCATCGCGTACCTCGGTGTGCTGCCCGCCCACCGCGGCCGGGGCTACGCCGACGAGATCCTCGCCGAGGGCACCCGTGTCCTCGCCGCCGAGGACGTGCCGCGGATCCGCGCGCGGACGGACGTCGGCAACGTGCCGATGGCGCGTTCCTTCGCCCGGGCCGGTTACGCCACGTTCGAGCGGGCCATCGATTACGTGTGGGACGCGCGGGACGTGCCGGGCGGACAGGGCGCCTGA
- a CDS encoding FHA domain-containing protein (Domain of unknown function (DUF1707); pfam08044;~FHA domain-containing protein [Streptomyces flavogriseus ATCC33331];~FOG: FHA domain [Signal transduction mechanisms];~Forkhead associated domain (FHA); found in eukaryotic and prokaryotic proteins. Putative nuclear signalling domain. FHA domains may bind phosphothreonine, phosphoserine and sometimes phosphotyrosine. In eukaryotes, many FHA domain-containing proteins...; cd00060;~KEGG: sgr:SGR_1427 hypothetical protein; PFAM: Forkhead-associated protein; protein of unknown function DUF1707; SMART: Forkhead-associated protein;~identified by MetaGeneAnnotator; putative;~phosphopeptide binding site) gives MTTPHPYPLPAPPPDRAPRLGDAERERALAVLREGVAQGRISHDTFLFRMERVLAARRSDELVMLTSDLATESGWSKRVVGAVGRMSAFTAKLRLTWHAERLPKLLLPPPGPYPLRIGRDPVNGLRLTHETVSRLHAELSCQGGVWVLRDLGSTNGTMVNGRRVTGAVVVRAGDQVGFGQVGYQLSGD, from the coding sequence GTGACGACCCCCCATCCGTACCCGCTCCCGGCGCCCCCGCCGGACCGCGCCCCCCGGCTCGGCGACGCCGAGCGGGAGCGGGCGCTCGCGGTGCTGCGCGAGGGCGTCGCACAGGGACGCATCTCCCACGACACCTTCCTCTTCCGCATGGAGCGGGTGCTGGCCGCCCGGCGGTCCGACGAACTCGTCATGCTCACCTCCGACCTCGCCACCGAGTCGGGCTGGAGCAAGCGGGTGGTGGGCGCGGTCGGCCGCATGTCGGCGTTCACGGCGAAGCTCCGCCTCACCTGGCACGCCGAGCGCCTGCCCAAGCTCCTGCTCCCGCCGCCCGGACCGTACCCGCTGCGCATCGGCCGCGACCCGGTGAACGGACTGCGGCTCACCCACGAGACCGTCTCCCGGCTGCACGCCGAACTGTCCTGCCAGGGCGGGGTCTGGGTACTGCGCGACCTCGGCTCCACCAACGGCACCATGGTCAACGGGCGCCGGGTCACGGGCGCGGTGGTGGTCCGGGCCGGGGACCAGGTGGGGTTCGGACAGGTGGGGTACCAGCTCTCGGGCGACTGA
- a CDS encoding ABC transporter-like protein (ABC transporter signature motif;~ABC transporter-like protein [Streptomyces sp. SirexAA- E];~ATP binding site [chemical binding];~ATP-binding cassette domain of elongation factor 3,subfamily F; cd03221;~ATP-binding cassette transporter nucleotide-binding domain; cl17201;~ATPase components of ABC transporters with duplicated ATPase domains [General function prediction only]; COG0488;~D-loop;~H-loop/switch region;~KEGG: sgr:SGR_6658 putative ABC transporter ATP-binding protein; PFAM: ABC transporter related; SMART: AAA ATPase;~Q-loop/lid;~Walker A/P-loop;~Walker B;~identified by MetaGeneAnnotator; putative): MRDRAPLASSLPSSALSPVAAPAGVAQLSVRDVTRSFGTRTVLDQVSFTVRPGEKAAVVGENGSGKSTLLRLLAGAATPDSGEIVVRFPGGTGHLAQTLDLAADRTVRDAVDAALTELRTMERELRAAEESLTDASERELAAYGDLLIAYEERGGYEADARVDAAMHGLGLARITRDRRIGSLSGGEQSRLALACVLAAAPELLLLDEPTNHLDATAVRWLEDHLRAHRGTVVAVTHDRGFLERVATTILEVDRDERTVRRYGDGWAGYRAAKAAARRGAEQRYADWAEEVTRVEELLDAVGRRLAGTGRDPRQGFGKHRRSSEAKLGGQVRAVRERLAQLRRHPVAKPPEPLRFAAVPVVAAAPVVADDGHPDLPGDLLAVLDDVRVGDRLRLDGPLTIAPGQRLLVTGENGAGKTTLLRVLAGDLEPDTGTVRRPARIGYLAQELPARSTRLPLLAAFAAGRPGPADEYADGLLALGLFREEDLHVPVARLSAGQQRRLQLARLVTRPADLLVLDEPTNHIALDLVEDLQTALAAFPGAVVAVSHDRGFRARFGGEELELRSGRRR, encoded by the coding sequence ATGCGCGACCGCGCCCCTCTTGCTTCGTCCCTTCCTTCGTCCGCCCTTTCGCCCGTCGCCGCTCCCGCCGGCGTGGCGCAGCTGTCCGTCAGGGACGTCACCCGGTCCTTCGGCACCCGGACCGTTCTCGACCAGGTCTCCTTCACCGTCCGGCCCGGTGAGAAGGCCGCCGTCGTCGGCGAGAACGGCTCCGGCAAGTCCACCCTGCTGCGGCTGCTCGCCGGGGCCGCGACGCCGGACTCCGGGGAGATCGTCGTCCGCTTCCCCGGCGGTACGGGACATCTCGCCCAGACCCTCGACCTCGCCGCGGACCGCACCGTGCGGGACGCCGTCGACGCCGCCCTGACCGAACTGCGGACCATGGAACGAGAGCTCCGCGCGGCGGAGGAGTCCCTCACGGACGCCTCGGAGCGCGAACTGGCCGCGTACGGCGACCTGTTGATCGCCTACGAGGAGCGGGGCGGATACGAGGCGGACGCCCGGGTCGACGCCGCGATGCACGGGCTCGGGCTCGCCCGGATCACCCGCGACCGGCGGATCGGCTCGCTGTCCGGCGGCGAACAGTCGCGGCTCGCGCTCGCCTGCGTCCTGGCCGCCGCCCCCGAACTGCTGCTCCTGGACGAACCGACGAACCACCTCGACGCGACGGCCGTGCGCTGGCTGGAGGACCACCTGCGCGCGCACCGGGGCACGGTCGTCGCGGTCACCCACGACCGCGGCTTCCTGGAGCGCGTCGCCACCACGATCCTCGAGGTCGACCGGGACGAGCGGACCGTGCGCCGGTACGGCGACGGCTGGGCCGGATACCGCGCGGCGAAGGCCGCCGCCCGGCGCGGCGCGGAGCAGCGGTACGCGGACTGGGCCGAGGAGGTGACCCGCGTGGAGGAGCTGCTCGACGCCGTGGGCCGGCGGCTCGCCGGCACCGGCCGTGACCCCCGGCAGGGCTTCGGCAAACACCGGCGGTCCAGCGAGGCGAAGCTCGGCGGGCAGGTGCGCGCGGTCCGGGAGCGGCTGGCTCAGCTGCGCCGTCATCCGGTGGCGAAGCCTCCGGAGCCGCTCCGATTCGCGGCGGTGCCGGTGGTGGCGGCGGCGCCGGTGGTGGCGGACGACGGTCACCCGGACCTTCCGGGTGACCTCCTCGCCGTGCTCGACGACGTACGGGTCGGCGACCGGCTGCGTCTGGACGGGCCGCTCACGATCGCGCCGGGACAGCGGCTGCTGGTCACGGGGGAGAACGGCGCGGGCAAGACGACGCTGCTGCGCGTCCTCGCGGGGGACCTGGAGCCGGACACGGGGACGGTGCGCCGCCCTGCCCGCATCGGCTATCTCGCGCAGGAGCTGCCCGCGCGCTCCACCCGGCTCCCCCTGCTCGCCGCGTTCGCGGCCGGGCGGCCGGGCCCCGCGGACGAGTACGCCGACGGGCTTCTGGCCCTGGGCCTGTTCCGCGAGGAGGACCTGCACGTCCCGGTCGCCCGGCTGTCCGCGGGCCAGCAGCGGCGGCTGCAGCTCGCGCGCCTGGTGACCCGGCCCGCGGACCTGCTCGTCCTCGACGAGCCGACCAACCACATCGCGCTCGATCTGGTCGAGGACCTGCAGACCGCGCTCGCGGCGTTTCCAGGGGCGGTGGTCGCGGTGTCGCACGACCGCGGCTTTCGCGCGCGCTTCGGCGGGGAGGAGCTGGAGCTGCGGTCCGGCCGTAGACGCTGA